A genomic window from Punica granatum isolate Tunisia-2019 chromosome 2, ASM765513v2, whole genome shotgun sequence includes:
- the LOC116198063 gene encoding UDP-glycosyltransferase 74E2-like translates to MDRDGTSHINEEKAHILVVTYPIQGHINPLLQFSKRLASKGPKVTLIIPSTTIRFPANASTSLISVAYIPDGHEEGEILSVDEELKQFRAVVSRTLGDFIQEQVESKFPPTVLVYDAVMVWALDIAREQGLHGAPFFTQSCVVNAIYHLVHHGLVKIPVLGPFSLIPSAPLLEVSELPSLVTNTELYPVLMSMVIGQFSNLKGAKWILVNTFFELEEQAVKWMRTQYPIMTIGPTIPSIYLDQRLEDDKDYGLSLFKPEVEASMKWLDSKEAASVIYVSFGSLASLGEEQMEELAWGLKNSKIHFLWVVRESEKKKLPAGFLDEIAPSDMGLVVGWCSQLEVLAHKAVGCFVTHCGWNSTLEALCLGVPLVAMAQWTDQPTNAKFIEDVWKVGLRVKTGEKGTASREAIEACVREMMEGEKGKEIRRNSLKWRELAKRAVGEGGSSDKNIAELVAELV, encoded by the exons aTGGACAGAGATGGAACGTCACATATTAATGAGGAAAAGGCACACATTCTAGTAGTGACATATCCCATACAGGGCCACATCAACCCACTCCTCCAATTCTCTAAGCGCTTAGCTTCAAAAGGGCCAAAGGTCACTCTCATCATCCCTTCCACCACCATCAGATTCCCCGCGAATGCCAGCACGAGCTTGATCTCGGTTGCATACATCCCCGACGGGCACGAGGAGGGAGAGATCCTAAGTGTCGATGAAGAACTCAAGCAATTTCGAGCTGTCGTCTCTCGAACCTTAGGAGATTTTATTCAGGAACAGGTCGAGTCCAAATTCCCACCCACGGTCCTAGTATACGATGCGGTCATGGTATGGGCCTTGGACATAGCCCGTGAGCAAGGGTTGCATGGGGCCCCATTCTTCACCCAGTCATGTGTGGTTAACGCCATATACCATTTGGTGCATCATGGCCTGGTTAAGATTCCGGTGCTGGGACCATTCAGTTTGATCCCATCAGCACCCCTGCTTGAAGTGAGTGAACTCCCATCGTTGGTTACCAACACTGAATTATACCCGGTATTGATGTCGATGGTCATCGGCCAGTTCTCAAACTTGAAGGGAGCCAAGTGGATTCTGGTCAATACTTTCTTTGAGCTCGAAGAGCAG GCGGTAAAGTGGATGAGGACCCAATATCCAATCATGACTATTGGGCCAACAATCCCATCAATCTACTTGGATCAGAGACTGGAAGATGACAAAGATTATGGGCTCAGCCTCTTCAAGCCCGAAGTGGAAGCATCCATGAAGTGGCTTGACTCCAAGGAAGCAGCTTCAGTCATCTATGTATCTTTTGGGAGCTTAGCTTCTCTGGGAGAAGAGCAAATGGAGGAGCTAGCCTGGGGACTCAAAAACAGCAAAATCCATTTCCTATGGGTGGTCAGGGAATCGGAGAAGAAGAAACTCCCGGCTGGCTTCCTAGATGAAATTGCGCCATCGGACATGGGTTTGGTCGTGGGCTGGTGCTCACAACTTGAAGTACTAGCCCATAAAGCGGTAGGGTGCTTCGTGACTCACTGCGGGTGGAACTCGACACTGGAAGCCTTGTGCTTGGGAGTGCCATTGGTGGCAATGGCTCAGTGGACGGACCAGCCCACGAATGCGAAGTTCATCGAGGACGTGTGGAAGGTTGGGCTCAGGGTCAAGACCGGTGAGAAGGGCACTGCAAGTAGGGAAGCAATTGAGGCCTGTGTTAGGGAGATGATGGAAGGGGAGAAAGGCAAAGAGATCAGGAGGAATTCTTTGAAGTGGAGAGAGTTGGCCAAACGAGCAGTCGGTGAAGGAGGGAGTTCGGATAAGAACATCGCTGAGCTTGTTGCTGAACTTGTATGA